One genomic window of Diospyros lotus cultivar Yz01 chromosome 8, ASM1463336v1, whole genome shotgun sequence includes the following:
- the LOC127807170 gene encoding elongation factor 1-gamma 2-like — protein MSLVLHAGSRNKNAFKALIAAEYSSVQVETVKDFEMGVSNKTPEFLKLNPIGKVPVLETPDGPIFESNAIAKYVTRLKDANPLYGSSLIEYAHIEQWIDFASHEVDANILRWFIPRIGFAVYLPLAEEAAISALKRALGSLNVHLASNTYLVGHSVTLADIIMTCNLVLGFNRIMTKSFTSEFPHVERYFWTMVNQPNFYKILGEVKQAESVPPVHSAKKPLQSKEPTKPKAKDELKKDSKKEVKKESEKSTSVVREEEEEAPKPKPKNLLDLLPPSKMILDEWKRLYSNTKTNFREVAIKGFWDMYDPDGYSLWFCDYKYNEENTVSFVTLNKVSGFLQRMDLARKYAFGKMLVIGSEPPFKVKGLWLFRGPEIPQFVIDECYDMELYEWKKVDISDEAQKERVNQMIEDHEPFEGEALLDAKCFK, from the exons GTTTTGCATGCTGGCAGCAGAAATAAAAATGCTTTTAAGGCACTTATTGCTGCAGAATACAGCAGTGTTCAAGTGGAAACAGTCAAGGACTTTGAGATGGGTGTGTCTAACAAAACTCCCGAATTTCTTAAATTGAATCCCATAGGAAAG GTTCCTGTACTTGAAACACCTGATGGCCCCATATTTGAGAGTAATGCTATTGCTAAATATG TTACTCGCTTGAAGGATGCTAATCCCCTTTATGGCTCTTCTCTTATTGAATAT GCTCATATTGAGCAGTGGATTGATTTTGCATCTCATGAGGTTGATGCCAACATTTTGCGTTGGTTCATTCCACGGATTGGTTTTGCAGTATATCTTCCTCTG GCTGAGGAAGCTGCCATTTCTGCCTTAAAGAGAGCATTGGGTTCTTTAAACGTTCACCTTGCTTCCAATACTTACCTGGTTGGACATTCTGTTACACTGGCGGATATTATTATGACATGCAACTTGGTTCTGGGTTTCAATCGTATCATGACTAAGAGCTTTACCTCTGAGTTCCCTCATGTAGAGAGGTACTTCTGGACCATGGTCAATCAGCCAAATTTCTACAAGATATTGGGCGAGGTGAAGCAAGCAGAATCTGTCCCACCTGTTCACTCAGCAAAGAAGCCATTGCAGTCAAAAGAACCTACAAAACCTAAAGCCAAGGATGAGCTGAAAAAAGATTCCAAGAAAGAAGTTAAAAAGGAGTCAGAAAAGTCTACATCAGTAGTTcgagaggaggaagaggaggcaCCCAAGCCAAAGCCAAAGAATCTGCTTGATCTTTTGCCTCCTAGTAAGATGATATTGGATGAATGGAAGAGACTATATTCAAACACCAAAACCAATTTCCGTGAGGTTGCGATAAAAG GATTCTGGGACATGTATGATCCAGACGGATACTCCCTATGGTTTTGTGACTACAAATACAATGAGGAAAATACCGTTTCGTTTGTGACATTGAATAAGGTAAGTGGTTTCTTGCAGAGGATGGACCTCGCTCGTAAGTATGCATTTGGCAAGATGCTCGTGATTGGCTCAGAGCCCCCATTCAAAGTCAAGGGTTTATGGCTCTTCCGAGGACCAGAGATCCCCCAATTTGTGATTGACGAATGTTATGACATGGAGCTATACGAGTGGAAGAAGGTGGATATTAGCGATGAAGCTCAAAAAGAGCGCGTTAATCAGATGATTGAAGACCATGAGCCTTTCGAAGGTGAGGCACTTCTTGATGCAAAATGCTTCAAGTAG